In the Suncus etruscus isolate mSunEtr1 chromosome 17, mSunEtr1.pri.cur, whole genome shotgun sequence genome, TCGTGGCTTGTATGAAAACTGTATCCTCCTAAATGCCCAACAGCACCGAGAAATTACtccactggagagatagtgtgtgtgagtgtgtgagagagacaagGTGtgcaccttgcacatggctgaccctggtatGATCTATGATACTGCGTATGAtttcccaagtattgccaggagtgatccctgagcacagaactgtgaGCAGCCACTAAGTACTATTAGGTGTAGcctagaaaccaaaaaacaaacaaaagcaaaataagaaagaaagaaaaagctccCACTTAGCTTTTCATGGAGCATGATTTAAGAAGAATTAAGGGACCATAGTGAAAACACAGccggtgggacatttgccttgcacgtgactgaaaTGTAtttgaacctcagcatcccatatggttccccacgcctgccaggagtgactcctgagcacaaagtactgcttggtgtgcctccccaaaatccccccaaaaaagagttgaGTCATCTGACCCTGGGACAGCTAGTCTAGGGCTGGCCCTGGAGCTCACCATGTTGTAACCTTCAGCAGATCCTTTCCGGGGCCTCAATTTCCCTTCCTGTTGTGAGGGGTCGAAGGTGGGGAGGACTGGATGCCTCAATTTACCTCCCCATAATAGGCCATGAGGGACAGAGGTGTGGTGGGCCgactgcctcagtttccctccctgtGAGGCTGTAAGGGACAGGCAGAGGTGCGGCCAGCCAGCTGCTATGTTTTTCAGCCTTTACCTAGGAGTGGGAAGCTGAAAGGCCTCTGCATTCTGCCCGTCCCTATCTGTCCCCCAGGTGACactcattcattccaaagtaGCCCTCGCTGACCGGGAGCTGCTGCCAGCTGTCCGGCAAGAAGTGAAGGAGATCTTGGTCCGGAAGGGTGTGAAGCTACTGCTGAGTATGTGCCTTTGTGGTGCCCCCTCCCCATGGCAATGGTCCCTCCCCGGACCTGGCTGTGTCCTTCTAGGACTCCCTGAGACTCTGGTCCTGGACTCCAGTGTCTGATCTGTCCTTTGGCATGGCAGGACCTGGCATACCAGGATTTCCAGGGCACCAAAACACCTCTTTGCCCGCTGGTGCTTTGGACAGGCTGTAAATGCCTTAGCTATTTAAGTCATTACCCACAGTAAAAGCGTCTGTGGAGTGGAGAGAGCACAGTAGCCAGAGCACTACAGGCTTTGCCTGCTCAAGTTGGCTTCCACCATCAGGAATGTCCTGAGGTGGGAGCAGTCTCAAAGCAGCCCCAAGTGAGACCTCCAAGCCAGACCAGGCTCTTCCTGATTCAGAGAAGCACACCACATGTGAGATCTTGCTCCAGAAGTTTCCCCAGAACTTCTTAGGAAATGGCCCTGCTCCCAGACATGGTTGCTGAGTCTTTTCTCCCTGCTTGGATCCTGGGGTCTGGAAGCCCAGTGGGTGCGTGCTGCCAGCATAGGGGAGAAGAGGGGGAGTTTGCTTCGCTGTTGGGGTGTCCTGGGTCCATGTCTGTAGCACCCATGTCCCTCGCAGGTGAGCGGGTGAGCAATCTGGAGGAGCTGCCAGTTAACGAGTATCGAGAGTATATCAAGGTGCTGACAGACAAAGGCACGGAGGTGGCCTGTAACCTGGTGATTGTCTGCAACGGGATCAAGATCAACAGCCAGGCCTACCGAAGTGCTTTAGGTAATTGGGGGCCTGTGTTGTGATCCTGGACTGACTCAGGCTGCTCCTCATGCTTCGTCCCCCCAGAGACTCTGCAGGCCCTTCCCTGGATGTCAACATGCCTCTGCCAGCTCCCTCCATTCTGCCAGCTCATTTGGTCTCTACTGAAAGGTGGCTCcgacctttcttcttttcttttttggcttttgggccaccaacttggtggtgcccagggctgacttatgactgcactcagggatcactcttggtgggactcaaGGGATTGATTGAACCCTGGGgagaccacgtgcaaggcaaacacctgccccactgtcctatctgtcTCTCTAGCACAAAACCCAATTTTGAAACACGGGTGAGTCCACCCTGTGCTTCTCAGTTGGGCCAATCTCAGGCCAGAAGTTTTCAGAGGGAGGGCCTGTCCCCTACTGGTAAGAGATGAAGCCAATGTCAGACAAGTCTCTTCCTTGTCTTTCTTTCGCTTATGGTGGGAGGAATGCAGAGGGGATGCAGGCCTGCTCTGCTCTCTCCGCAGCTCTCTGGTGGTACAAATCtttagctactttttttttttttttggtttttgggtcacacccggcagtgctcaggggctactcctggctctgtgctcagatatcgcccccggcaggcttggggggaccatatgggaggccgggattctaaccaacgtccttctgcatacaaggcaaacgccttacctccatgctatctctctggcctcatcttTAGCTACTTGAGCCTGGAATATCCACTCGAAGGGGTGGAGGAATGATGTGTAATAATGTGGCCTGGCATTTTCCAAGCTCATGTTGAAGCATTGAAGTATCTAACTCTGGGGGGAAGTAGAAGAGGAAGTGTGAGTGCCAAGACCCACCAACTCCTTCTCAGATCCTATTGTGCTTGCTGTGTGCACCCATAttctcagcatttactcctgagAACCTTCCTGGGTGAGCAGAGTCCATGGCTGCAGGGAGCCATGCAGCCAACCTCGGGATGAGGAGGCAGCTGGGTCAGTGACGTGTGGTGGGGTAGGACAGCACTTAGTGTGGACAGAGTTTGGCAGCAACACCTCACCCTGTAAAAAAAGGCAGAGTAAAATTTCAAAGATAGCCTCTGAAGTTCTCGAAGAGGGGACATTTATCATGCAAGTCCCACCTTGGAAAAAAACCACATTTatggctggagagctagtacaggaggttagaatgcttgtcttgcatgcaactaagccaggtttcatccctggtacctgatagggtcctctaagcactgccaggagtgatccctgagcacaggaccaggagtaagcctggagtacAGCCAAGGGTGACTCCGAAACTAAGGGCTCCTTTCCCCAAATCTGACCCACATTGAAGAGGATGTCAAGTCTTGAGTAAGATGCAACTTAATTCATTATTGTGTGTTGAGTTCTGGTAGTTGTGACTTACAGAGTTGTATGTTGTATAAAGGACCCTGGGGTGAGGGGGTGAAGAGAacgacagagacagagagactgccatagaagcaggcaggggtggagggctgagagggaaactggggacattggtcataggaaatgtgccctggtgaagggatgagtgttggatgttgtttgactgaaactcaatcataaacaactttgtaactgtgtatctcacagtcattcaattaaagaattaattaaaacaattttttttaaaaaagaagagggccagaataatagtacagtgacaagggtgtttgctttgtgtgtggccgactgtggttctatccccacatcccatacagtctccctgagcctgccacttgtaatttctgagtgcagagtgagttctgtcgggtgtgatccaagaCAAAAACCTAAACTGAATGGGGTTGGGGTGCTGCTCCCTGAGGCTGGCACTGGACTCCCCTCCACCTCAGGACTGACTCTGTGGCTTTGCTCAGCAGAGGGCCGGCTGGCCAGCAACGGGGCAGTGAGAGTGAACGAGCACCTGCAGGTGGAAGGTCACAGCAACATCTACGCCATCGGTGATTGTACAGACCTGCAGGAGCCCAAGATGGCCTATCACGCTGGCCTCCATGCCAGCATCGCCGTAGCTAACATCGTGAACACCGCCAAACAGAGGCCCCTCAAGGCCTACAAGCCAGGTCTGGGCTCCTGGGGCAGGGTGGTGTAAGGGAATTGGGCCTAGAAACTGAATCTCTGGGAAAAATTTGGGGTGGGgatgttgggccatacctggcagtgctcaggaaattttCCTGGCTCTGGAGGGACCCTTGGCAATTCTTGGGGAAACATATTTGACACTgggaatggacctgggttggcctcttgcaaggcaagtgccttactggttgttctatctctctaactCCTGAATCTCTGGAAACAGTAACAGATCTGTAAGGGCCAACAGCTAGGAAATACTTTAAAACTGAACCACCCTTCcagctctttaaaaataaaccaggGGGCTAGGGAGAGGCTCAGGAGGCTCAAACACACACAATGTATGCTGGACACATGGGTTGTTTCTGGCACTGTAGGGTCTCCACAGCACTGTAGGGCATGGCTCCTCTGAACCCCCACCTCAACTATGGTCTTCCCCTCCTTCCTGGAAGACTTATCCAAGAGTCTAAGGGCTAGGGCAGGTTTGCTCCAGGATAGTGGCCATGGGATGAGTTGGATTCTAGTCTCAGGGTCTCTGTTCCACAGGGGGACTCACCTTCCTCCTGTCCATGGGGAGAAATGACGGCGTGGGCCAGATCAGCGGCTTTTACGTAGGCCGCCTCATGGTCCGACTGGCCAAGAGCCGGGACCTGTTCATCTCCACGAGCTGGAAGACCATGAGGCAGACTCCACCTTGACCAGGGAAGCCGGCAGTAGGACCAAGAAGTGGCCACCGTGGCTGAACAGACATGATGGAGTGACATCAGTGACTGCTGATGAGTGCCCACGGGCAAAAGCTGCTTTTATGGAATAAGATGCCAATGTACTGACCAGAAACAAATTCTATACAAAATGAGGAtgagagtgagtgagagtgagaggAGGGAAAAAACGAAAAGACAAGAGAGGATAAGAGAGAGAgtaggagagagtgagagtgggACAGGAGATAGAGtctgagagggggagagagaaagcttTAATGTGGACATCTTCTAATAGGATTCCTTCCGGGTTGAAAGGTCACCTGAGTGGTTGGTGATGGCTGAATGGTTCACTTGGTCCTGGGAGACACATCCACCGATATCCCAGTTCCTTTTGGGTgggcacgtgtgtgtgtgtgtgtgtgtgtgtgtgtgtgtgtgtgtgtgtggtgggcatgtgtgtatgtgtgtgtgtgtgtgtgtgtgtgtggtgggcatgtgtgtatgtgtgtgtgtgtgtgtgtgtgtgtgtgtatggtacCCAGAGCTTTCAGGTTTGGGCAGAGCTGGGTCTCCCTGAACTAGTGTCCTATCTGCTGGTAGAGGTAGGATAGAGTCAGCACACCCAATCTGCCCACCCCCCACAATAGCAGGAGGGCACCCCATCTAGTCTGGCTCCTCTGAGCTGGTTTGGCTTTCACATGACTGTTTTGCCTTTTAGCTGTTAGAGAACTTTTCCCTCTTGGTTGGTCCATGCAACCAAGTCTCCCACTGTTAATGGGGGATCCCCATGTGGTGCCCACAACTGGTGGTATCTATGGAGAGGGGAGCAGGGAACGGGATGAAGGGTCCAGCAGGTGAGCCTTTGTCCCAGGTACATCTGTAAGTGAGCAACTCTAGAGAGAGCTGCAGGGGGACAGGAGGGTGTGGCgtggtggtgtggtgtgtgtgttgtgcTTCCAGTTTTCTGGGCCACTCTGCTATTCCTTACCACAAGGTTGTTCCTGAGAGAATAAAGTCAGCCTCGGAACGCTCTCTCTGTTTCCGAGAGCACTTTTAGGCAGGAGGGCTCACAAGGGAGCAATAGTGGTGGTTGATCTTTCTGAACAACACAGACCCCTATAGAGGTCAGGCGGACATGGCTTCACCTGGATTCTCTGCTTGTCCCATCCACCTAGGCTGGGAGCTGGGGTCTGTCTCCTCGTGCCCCAGGCTGAACCTATCTCACCAGGCTGGCCACCCCTAACCCTCAAAAGCCTTCCTAGGGTCCTCCTCTGTGTGGGTGCAGGCTAAGAGGCTCCCCAGGAAGCAGGTCTAAGGCCTGTGAACTGGAGGCCTCCCAGGGGCTTGTCTGACCTCTCACCCTGGGGAACACTGTTTTTCAAGCTGAGGACAGTGTGGCAATAAAAGACTATGTCCTAAGAAAGACAcaggatcttttattttttttttcaatttctttaaaaaacaaaaccccaaacaaaccaacaaggACAACAaaagagcccaaaacaaaaacctttgctGGAGGAATTCCCGATCTTcctggggaggagaggagggcacACAAACAGGAAAGAAATGCACCGAGATGCCTCCTGATTTTGGTCTCCCCAACACTGAGTAGACAGCTCACACCAAGCTGCTTGTTTTTGCGCTCTGCCCTGGCAGAAAGAGTTTTAAAGGCTtgatgtgtgtgagtgagtgtatgtgtgtggaaAAGTCAAGGCTATAAATCTAAAAGGaagtcttttcttaaaaaaacaaacaattctaAAATAAGAAACACAGAGAAAGAAGCCCTGGCTGGGGAGCTGGTTTGTGGGCAAAGGCCATGCCAGGGCGGGCACTGCCAGCTGCCCCCTGCCACCGCCACGTCGGCTCCTTGTACACAACCCAAACCCGTTGCTCTGTGGCCAGTCGTGGCTACTTGGTGTCCAGCTTGGCCATCTCTTGGACGTAGATGCCGATGCTCTCACTGTCGAAGAGCAGGAAGTAGACATTCTTCAGCGAAGATGCGCTTGAGTCGTCGAAGTGGGCTGCGATGGCCCTCAGGGTCACCTGGGCAGCCATCTGTTTGGGGAAGCAGTTTCTGTGCCCAAGGAAAAGAGGAGGTGGCCATGGTCACTTGGGTCTCAGGGAACTTTACTTTTAGGCtggggtgtgtgtatgtagtGAGGTGGGAAAAGGCCTGGGGTTGTGCTAGGCTTTTCCCTTGACTCTTGGgctagtcattttttttcttgttattgttttgattttaggtcacaccaacagtgctcaggggttacacctggctctgcactcaggaattactcctggcagtgcttgggggaccacgtgggatgctacggattgaatccaggttgactgtatgcaaggcaaacaccctcccattgtgctatcatttagGCCCCTGGCTGGTGACTGCTGATTTGAGCTGAGGTCAAAGggctccccagcactgctgaatTAAGGACTCTGAATCCAGCTGAGGTGGACTTGAGCATTTAAAAACactactgaagaaaaaaaagaaaagaaaaaaataaaacactactgaggggccagagagatagcatggaggtaaggcgtttgccttgcatgcagaaggtcattggttcaaatcccgacatcccatatggtccctcaagcctgccaggagtgatttctgagcatagagccaggagttatccctaagcgctgccgggtgtgaccccaaaacaaacaaaaacaacaacaaaaaaacaacactacTGACGGTCTCATGAGAAGGGCCCATGAAAAATGGTTAGGACCACACAGCCTGCCTGGGGTTGCTacttggcaccacatagggtccctcaaggcctgccaggaatgacccctgcctaccctggatgtggctccaaaaccaatacagagaaaaataaaaagtattgccAACTCCAGAGTCAGCTAATGTGGCAGAACATACATGAAGCCcagaatttaatccccagcaccacagtttCCATGGTTGGCTGTGACCCCCAGAACTAAAATCAAACACTATGGGCCCACTTTTAAATACCTGATCTTCAAAATAGCAGGTATTCATAGCTCCCTCAAAAGTGGTGTCTATGCAAGATAGGGctgtttatttactttaaaatttttcttttttagtttttgggtcacacccagccactctcaggacttacacctgtatctgcactcggaaattactcctggcagtgctcggaggagcatatgggttgccagagatcaaaccaagatcaaaccttactgcatgcaaggcatgtgcctcacccactgtgctattgcttcagtcccctgGATAAGCTGTTTATTCATGGACAAAGCCATGTGCTCAAAAACACTTTTCCTACAACCACTTTTCCCCCACATTCAATGTCCTCTCACTGACCCAGTTGGACATGCCAATAAAATGACATCAGGGCAAAGATTCAGTGCCCAGGAACACAGCCAGAGTGGCTTCTGGGGTCAGCCCCCCTGGTCTGGTCTGGGGGACTTGCGTAACACAAGTCCTCACTTGCCTGTGGCAAGGCTAATGTGTGCGCCCCATGGGGAGGACGAGACAGACAACCAGGACACgaagtcttcagctctctctgaGCTGCCCTGGCTTGTCTACAGACGAggcacctttatttattttttttcgtttttgggtcacacccagcagcactcaggggttactctgctcagaaatcacttctggcaggctcgggggaccatatgggatgccgggatttgaaccatagaccttctgcatgaaaggcaaacaccttacctttatgctaactctccggccccaggcacctttagtttttttaattatatttattttatttttctgaccacactcagcagtgctgagagctcactcctgactctactcaggaaccactctggGTAGGCTTGGAGATCCTATGAAGTGCCAGGGTCAACCATCTCTGAGAGAAGAGCCCTGCCCTCTGTGCTGTTGCTTAAGCCCACTgtattttatgtgtttgtttgttttttcttgtttgtttttatttctgttgggGTACTCCTGGattggcactcagaaatctcttctaatgggggccagagagatagcacagaggtagggcatttgccttgcacttgaccaacccacgatggatggtggtttgattcacggcatcccatatagtcccccaggggtgatttctgagctcagagccaggagtaactcctgggcaccactgagtgtgaccccaaaaccaaaaccaaaaaaaaaaaaaaagctcctggtgggtttgggagaccacatgcaaggcaagtagtctGCCTGCCGTACTGTCACTAAGGGCCCCCAGTGAGTAAGTTGAAGGCAGAAACTGGATGTCTGGGACCAGGGGGCAGTCTTCTGGGTCCCCAGAAAGAGTGAGCCCCCAGCCTCTTCTGCTCACCCAGAACCCCACACCTGCTTACCTGCCACTGGGGAAAGGGGGGAATGCCACAGACTTGAGCTTTTTGTCCTCGGCGGCCGACAGGCAGTTCTTGATGGTCTCTTCGAGCCGCTCTTCACACTTGTCTGAGCCCCATTGAGGGATGTGACAGTGGATGACAAATTTGGCTGCGAGTCCACTGGACTGGCTGATGGCAGCTGGGACACAAGAGAGAAACACTTCAGGCCATTTCCGCGGCTTCTCCTCACACCGAGGCTGGACTGAACCCTGGGGCCCTCTGCCATGTGGGGGGACAGGCCGGACCCTGTCTTCAATCCAGCCATGGCAGGC is a window encoding:
- the AIFM2 gene encoding ferroptosis suppressor protein 1, encoding MGSQVSVDPGAQHVVIVGGGFGGIAAASQLQALNIPFLLVDMKDSFHHNVAALRASVESGFAKKTFISYVTTFKESFRQGLVVKIDLKNQTVMLEDGEALPFSHLILATGSTGPFPGKLNKVCSQQEAIESYEDMVRQVQRAQFITVVGGGSAGVEMAAEIKTEYPEKEVTLIHSKVALADRELLPAVRQEVKEILVRKGVKLLLSERVSNLEELPVNEYREYIKVLTDKGTEVACNLVIVCNGIKINSQAYRSALEGRLASNGAVRVNEHLQVEGHSNIYAIGDCTDLQEPKMAYHAGLHASIAVANIVNTAKQRPLKAYKPGGLTFLLSMGRNDGVGQISGFYVGRLMVRLAKSRDLFISTSWKTMRQTPP